From the genome of Kwoniella dejecticola CBS 10117 chromosome 3, complete sequence:
GTTTGCCAAAGAGTCGGCAGCAAGTTCGATAGCCTAATAGCGACATCGCGTCATTTGATCAGCATGTACAATCTCGACTTGTCCGGACCCGCATGTTGCACGACCTCtaagaggagaaaaggagaaaggggagacagatgactcacttggttGAAACCATTTTCTCCACCGTAAgaaacatcaacaatcttGACTACTTTGGCCAATAATCGAGGATCGAAAAGATCACTTCCACTTAAATCAGTCTTCAGTTCCGCCGAACCAGCCAAGACTAAACCGGCTACATTGACTTTATCGGCAGTGATGAAATGCTGAACTGCCAATTCAGCTACCTTTCTAACGTAGTTTCGACGGGCTTCTTCTCTCAAACGCGAGAAACGCAGAGCGGATTGACCTCCTCGACCGTGCTTCTTAGGTAGATCTACAGTGAATTTGTGTACTACGTCTCGGGTGTTTCCTGATAATGTACCAAAAAGCTATTGTCGGGTTCACAATAGATCAGCTACAACCGGACAATCTGCGATATGAAGCTAACGACCGTAACTTACAGCACCATTACCATCACTGTATACCAATAcattcaaatcagctgatcttcctcACTGGCAGTCTGTACTCAAAAGTCAGGGGGAACtcacatgatgatgaaaccCCATTTAGAGTCGTTCTCCAACAACTCTTCTAATGCCTCGACGTGGAATCTACTATCACACATATACAGCGAAGTATTGATGGGTTTGAAGGGTTCCAAGGCGAAAgaaatcttcttctcctttccttcatcGTTCAATACTGTTCCTACAAATACACACAATCCATTGTCGGGCACTGCAAATCATCCGATATTAGCTGATATCCAAACGTCGCAGATAACCAAATAGCTGACCTCGATTGTACAGTTTCAGCTTCTGTTGAGTGGATGTGATGGCTGACAGCACTGATAACCTAATGGATCGCAAGTGAACAAATTTAGCATCGGCCGACGGTGAATGGCTGATGGAATAGTCGTGCGACCAGCACTAACCTGTTCACACGAGACTTGATATTTGACGCGGTACCGTATTCAGTAGTCAACATTCCAGATGCTTGCGAAATTTGGGATCCTTAGGATGGTTCGCTGTCAGTCAGCGACTACAAAAAGCGGATGAAAGGAAGTTGAACCTACTTGGCGGTAAGATTAGAGTGATACATGAAGTACCTGCACCTCGAGCATTGGCAAGCATGGTAAGCAGCTTCCTATGCCTCCATATCTACATCATTGTCAGCAACGTCGCGTGCTTTCAGGACGCTCTCCAAAGCTCACTTCGATAGCTTGATCAGTCTACATCCGATATATGGCATTAGCTATTTTTCCCTTTCATGCTGCATTTGACACTACTGGCTGACCTCTTGTTCGCTCGACATTGTGTCTGGATTCTCTCTCTAAGTTTCTAGGTGATAGGATAGTTCTGATGAATTGTATGCCTTTTGTTGGGCTTTTGATAGTGTCCAGATGACTCTTGAGTCTGGTCACGGATAACAAATGTACAAATAGACGGCCGCGCACTTTGTCACTGTCACTGATGATGGTGAATGACAATGAGCCTTGGGAGGGTTTCACTTTTTTGCATGGTTAAGTGGCGGATCCGGGGTTTAGGGAAAAAAGTTGGTTATATGGGACATTCATTTAAGGATCATTGGGTTATGGCGTAATGAGCAAAGTCGAATGCTTAGAAagcatcttcattctcactTTTATCAGATAAAGAGcgtcagattcagattcattCAGCTTCGGGCGATCGTTCATTAGTACATACACCTCATCGACTTGGCCATCGAGACCCtcagagcagagcagaaaTAAGGTCCTCCCACCTATACTCGAAATGTCGACAAGCAATCTAGCGACAGTCACCTCGCCTGAGCACTTCAAGACCCTCCTTTCAGAGGATCTCAACAGGGTATCATGCTTGAACTTCTGGGCACCATGGGCTGAGCCTTGTCAAGCGTTCAACAAGCAAATAGAGGAAGAGTCAAAGAAGTTTCCCAAAGTCTTATTCCTCAACGTGAGTCTGCTTTCTCACAATCATTGTGGGACCTAGCACCGTGGTCTTGAAGCGGATGGTCTTCTCGCCGTTTGGTGAAACTGGAATATGCAAAGCTGATGAACTGTTCATTTCATCTAATCTCGCTGTTCTCCGTCTTCCAATCCaatgtcatcatcaaaaaTCGTACCAAACTGGAAAAACTTTGGTATTACCTCGAATATCGCCtaaaatcaaatcaatcaaatgCCTCAATCTCGAACTACTCCATGATACTCTGGTACCGATGTTCGCTATATACTATTCGATTTCTGTGCGAATCCGATCTTATTGGATGAAATAgattgaagcagaagagTTATCAGATATCTCAGAATCGTTCGACATAGAAGCCGTACCTTCATTCCTTCTCTTACgtgtgagtcgagtctcCCTCTTCGAATTTCGCCTAAATCCATCTGCTATTCTGCAATATTGCGGCCTTCCTCTCATCGGGAATCCCTTCATTCGTGCTCTGTCTTGTCATTTGTAATGCACCTTCCAACACGAAAAATAGGTCCACTCTTTTCATTCTTGTTTTCCAACATCGGAAAGACCGCGGTCAACCAATACAAACCCCTTCCCTTGGACAACGCCCCTTCTTGATACGTCTCGCGTAAAGTGCCTCGACACTGTTGTATATACctatcctttcatcctctccttcgtctGCAGTGACTACATTGCAACTGCTCTTTCAAGGGAAAGGGTATTCTACGCCTTGCTTAGGCTTGGCTCGCTACACCCAAATTTACTACTATAAATGCTGTTCGGGATAGCCTGTCGGTGGCAAACCATTTCATGCTGGTCTTTGCTTACTGATTTCTCAGTCCCTTCTTGAGGGCGATTGATACACACCAAACACTAGAACATTGCTGATATAGTGATCTATTGtcttcattctcatactTCCATCGTCTCGAATTCTCGCACTGTACTGCAACGACAATGACGCCAACGGAACAACCGCCTCAATCTCCTACTTCGCCTACTACGCCTATGGATACACCTAAACCTCGCACTCCTGGTAAATCCCTTCTACCTCCCGCTCCTTCTCGATTCACTCCCCGAACGCCTCTTCAATTCCTCTCTAACTCGCCTGCCGGTTCTCAAACCTCGTCCGTCTCGACCGACAACGGCTGGGTCCTTCGCACACCTGTCTCGTCCGCTTCGTCAATGCCCGGACTGGACTCTCCACCTAAACGACCATTCACTGGTCGTGCACCCAATTCATCTCCTGCTCACGTCAAAatcgcttctcctcaatACGCTTctcccaattcttccttctcctccgctGGCATCGCTACGCCAAACTCATCAATAATCCGTAAACCCCATATGCCCTCGCCCTTGGACAAACTGGATTACCTTCATTCTATCCCGCCTTCTCCACCAATTTACGATCCGTCGCAACTGCTGGTTTTGCCACCTGCGCCAAACCCCGATATTGGAATTCAACATCCAATTGCGTCACCCTTTGTCAACctctcgccttcgcctcgCCTTTCAAAACCCGGCTATGGGGGTGGATTGACCGGATTGTCGCCTTCACCTCGACGTCGGACTTCTAACTTGGGCGCTCGTCGCGGATCCATTCTGGCTGTCGGAATCGAAACCGGACTCGAACACGATAACAATGACTATGTTGTCGATGTCAACGACGTACAATGCGATTCCGCTTCTCAATCTCGCGGGGACGAACATCCCATTTCACGCGTTCCTTCGCCACTACATTCTCCTCGCGTATAACACATTGTCAATGGACTATGGTCTCTTATCCATTCCGTCATTTGCTAATACATGCGCGTTGCATTGTATTGTAACAATCGATCATACCTTGTTTACACTGTACGATACTTGTGACCTTCCTTCGTAATACTTGTGGTGTTTGTGATTATAGGGTCATACCTTATTAGCTAGACACTCAGGATCAGATATCTCCCTCTTACAATCACTTCTCTCCCAACATTCAGGAtctacatcctcttcatcagcagcaacaggTGGATTAGCCACTTCGaaagctcaacctcaagcacCGCCTTCAGAACCGAAACAACgaacggaagaagagatcgtcGCTCGATGTCATGAACTGATGAACAAGCATAAAGTGGTTTTATTCATGAAGGGGAACCCGACTTCACCCAAATGTGGATTCTCAAGACAGACGGTAGGATTATTACGCGAGCAAGGCGTCGAATTTGCCTGGTTCGATATTTTcagcgatgaggatgtgagGCAGACTTTGAAGAAAGTGAATGATTGGCCGAGTGAGTGTAGGAGATTGAttttttcctttctttctttgcttGAATCGGAAATTCGCTTGTTCGTCTCGTTTTATTcgcgatcatcatcatgatgtTCATCAATATGATGCACTCTTCGGGTCTCCTCTTGACTTGGAGGTGTGTCGATTTGACAGCCTTGAATGCTGACTCGATACTTTTGCTGTATTATTAGCTTTTCCGCAGATCATCGTGCGTGGTGAACTCATAGGTGGATTAGATATtctgagggagatgatcgagtcgGGAGAATTCCAGGAAGTATTgaatggtgaagatgaagaagatgtagCTGAGGAGAAGTAGGAAGTACATCCATTACATTACGCGAATAATCGTCGTCGATATTCGAGCGCTGTCGTGAATTCAATGGTGGCGCTGCTTAGGCTCCACAACGCGATGTCAACATACCTTATTTCGTAATAAGAACAGGATAATCATTAATCATCAACCTTGGTTTTGGTGTACATAGAGTGGTATGATATGAACTTATCCTAGCCATAGCTGAATCGAGTCCTTGAGATGTACAGGATCTACCCACACAAAAGACTGATTTTTCTATTCATTCATTATTCATCGATTACGGTGGGCATGAATGCTATGCTATATTATTCTGTGAGATGATATACTGTATATTACACTTTGTTTTAAGATGATCTATCTGAATTACCTATGTCATCCGTTGATTCAGCT
Proteins encoded in this window:
- a CDS encoding Grx4 family monothiol glutaredoxin — its product is MSTSNLATVTSPEHFKTLLSEDLNRVSCLNFWAPWAEPCQAFNKQIEEESKKFPKVLFLNIEAEELSDISESFDIEAVPSFLLLRGHTLLARHSGSDISLLQSLLSQHSGSTSSSSAATGGLATSKAQPQAPPSEPKQRTEEEIVARCHELMNKHKVVLFMKGNPTSPKCGFSRQTVGLLREQGVEFAWFDIFSDEDVRQTLKKVNDWPTFPQIIVRGELIGGLDILREMIESGEFQEVLNGEDEEDVAEEK
- a CDS encoding peptide chain release factor 1, archaeal and eukaryotic forms; this encodes MSSEQETDQAIEIWRHRKLLTMLANARGAGTSCITLILPPRSQISQASGMLTTEYGTASNIKSRVNRLSVLSAITSTQQKLKLYNRVPDNGLCVFVGTVLNDEGKEKKISFALEPFKPINTSLYMCDSRFHVEALEELLENDSKWGFIIIDGNGALFGTLSGNTRDVVHKFTVDLPKKHGRGGQSALRFSRLREEARRNYVRKVAELAVQHFITADKVNVAGLVLAGSAELKTDLSGSDLFDPRLLAKVVKIVDVSYGGENGFNQAIELAADSLANVKFVQEKKLIQKYFDEIALDTGKYCFGIVDTLKALDMGAVETLIVWEQLDVQRNTLRNAAGEEVIVFSSPSDKDREKFIDKSTGTEMESAAEAQPLLEWFAEKYKEFGATLEFVTNKSQEGSQFVKGFGGIGGILRYKVDFTELGDLEDDDDEFYGSDDDSGE